One window from the genome of Rhodopirellula halodulae encodes:
- a CDS encoding sodium:calcium antiporter, translated as MGIVIPLVLIFITCLIIWRACDGFEIASEYIGRNLSEGVRGGTINAISSSIPELFTTLIALFVLSDHEGFSIGIGTTAGSALFNGMIIPAVCILSVVGFVVMGTRVTSVNVSLRVLLRDGLSLIFCEFILILLINGEQLHWWQGLTLILLYVTYLITMLKTMRPSANSPDNIADESEADAEEEDESTRGWIGNLFYWLSGGPALDLERWFVKDHHREQMKQETWNGWWLLLSSTGVIAAACWGLVLACEWLGSGAANAENPSYQLFGQTFEGLGMPAMFVAVIFASMATSVPDTVMSIRDARDGDYDDAVANALGSNIFDICFALGFPLFLYTMIHGPIQMAPEVAQQSGELRLFLFFLTIVGFLIYYIGKRGVSADGTRYVELKRGKAFALLTVYALFVLHILALENDIGFAQQISDRLQLLLQKLPAIG; from the coding sequence ATGGGCATCGTCATACCGCTGGTTTTGATCTTCATCACTTGCTTGATCATTTGGCGTGCCTGCGACGGCTTTGAGATTGCCAGCGAATACATCGGCCGCAATCTTTCCGAGGGCGTTCGGGGCGGCACTATCAATGCCATTTCCAGTTCGATCCCAGAGCTCTTCACCACGCTGATCGCTCTGTTTGTGCTTTCCGATCACGAAGGTTTTTCGATCGGTATCGGAACGACCGCGGGCAGTGCGTTGTTCAACGGAATGATCATTCCTGCCGTATGCATCCTCAGCGTGGTTGGATTTGTCGTGATGGGCACGCGAGTCACCTCCGTCAACGTCTCGCTCAGAGTTCTGTTGCGGGATGGGCTATCGCTCATCTTTTGCGAATTCATCTTGATTCTGCTGATCAACGGCGAACAGCTTCATTGGTGGCAAGGCCTGACTCTGATCCTGCTGTACGTCACCTACTTGATCACCATGTTGAAAACCATGCGACCTTCAGCCAACTCTCCTGACAACATCGCCGACGAGAGCGAGGCAGATGCGGAAGAGGAAGACGAGTCAACACGCGGGTGGATCGGCAATCTCTTCTATTGGTTGTCCGGTGGACCCGCGTTGGATTTGGAACGTTGGTTCGTCAAAGACCACCACCGCGAGCAAATGAAACAGGAAACCTGGAACGGGTGGTGGTTACTCCTGAGCAGCACCGGCGTCATTGCGGCGGCGTGCTGGGGACTGGTGCTGGCATGCGAATGGTTGGGCAGCGGCGCAGCCAATGCGGAAAACCCTTCGTATCAATTGTTCGGCCAAACATTTGAGGGCCTTGGCATGCCCGCCATGTTTGTCGCGGTCATCTTCGCATCCATGGCGACCAGCGTCCCCGACACCGTCATGTCGATCCGAGACGCCCGTGATGGCGACTACGACGATGCCGTCGCAAATGCTTTGGGAAGCAACATCTTTGACATCTGCTTTGCGCTCGGCTTCCCACTGTTTTTGTACACCATGATCCATGGCCCCATTCAAATGGCACCTGAGGTCGCTCAGCAGAGCGGAGAGTTGCGACTGTTTCTCTTCTTTCTCACGATCGTTGGCTTCTTAATTTACTACATCGGAAAACGAGGAGTGAGTGCCGACGGCACCCGCTACGTCGAACTAAAACGTGGCAAGGCATTCGCGTTGCTAACGGTTTACGCACTGTTTGTGCTTCATATTTTGGCACTCGAGAACGATATCGGATTCGCCCAACAAATCTCGGATCGCCTTCAACTCCTGCTCCAAAAACTTCCTGCCATTGGCTGA
- a CDS encoding DUF1571 domain-containing protein yields the protein MLIDLPSRFMPRFLRPLSGSVVRRSRTTSQVVLSLVAVMVACFVAVDASADDPANADDADQRVAVRKIATEDSTDQLARQAMAEIGLDDSAAIQQVSATTIEDLSAEQKKTSLDKIAKEHPLGWALAFAHSHAEYIEANIRDYTCKLIKRERIDGELQSPQMMEVAVRCEQTGESGEAMPLSVFLRYHAPRSVRDRRVLFIDGENDGKAWVRKGGGFMKSLVVSIDPNSRQAKEQSNYPITHIGFDKIIQRLIELIELDMERDPSGDRTEVTYYRNAKVMGRPATHIEIVHPSKDGGFDFHRANAYIDDELHVPIRLEVYDWPATDDDTSELMEEYTYADLKLNVDLVDGSFAESRLKGKLSEPVGLTSADLKADTNAVAID from the coding sequence ATGCTGATTGATTTGCCTTCCCGCTTCATGCCACGATTCCTTCGCCCACTTTCTGGTTCGGTGGTGAGGCGTTCGCGAACAACTTCGCAAGTCGTTTTATCGCTGGTCGCCGTGATGGTGGCTTGCTTTGTAGCGGTCGATGCATCCGCCGATGATCCGGCGAATGCGGACGACGCCGACCAACGCGTCGCAGTTCGTAAAATCGCCACGGAAGACTCCACGGATCAATTGGCACGCCAAGCCATGGCGGAGATCGGATTGGACGACTCTGCAGCGATTCAGCAGGTCTCGGCCACCACGATCGAGGATCTTTCCGCAGAGCAAAAGAAGACTTCCCTCGACAAGATTGCCAAAGAGCACCCGTTGGGATGGGCATTGGCGTTTGCTCATTCCCATGCCGAATACATCGAAGCGAACATCCGAGACTACACCTGTAAGCTGATCAAGCGAGAGCGAATCGACGGCGAATTGCAATCGCCTCAAATGATGGAAGTCGCGGTGCGATGCGAGCAAACGGGTGAGTCGGGAGAGGCAATGCCGTTGTCGGTGTTCCTGCGATATCACGCACCGCGTTCCGTGCGAGATCGTCGTGTCTTGTTCATTGACGGTGAGAACGATGGCAAGGCGTGGGTCCGCAAAGGCGGCGGGTTCATGAAAAGTTTGGTGGTCTCGATCGATCCCAACAGTCGGCAAGCCAAGGAGCAGAGCAACTATCCCATCACGCACATTGGTTTCGACAAAATCATCCAACGGTTGATCGAGTTGATCGAACTCGACATGGAACGGGATCCGTCAGGCGATCGAACGGAAGTCACCTACTATCGCAACGCGAAAGTGATGGGGCGGCCAGCAACTCACATCGAGATCGTTCACCCGAGCAAAGACGGTGGGTTCGATTTCCATCGGGCCAACGCCTACATCGACGATGAGTTGCACGTGCCCATTCGTCTGGAAGTTTATGATTGGCCGGCGACTGACGACGACACCTCCGAGTTGATGGAGGAGTACACCTACGCCGACCTGAAGCTAAACGTCGACCTCGTGGATGGCTCGTTTGCCGAGAGTCGTTTGAAAGGCAAATTGTCCGAGCCAGTTGGATTGACCTCTGCGGATTTAAAAGCGGATACGAATGCGGTTGCGATCGACTGA
- a CDS encoding isoaspartyl peptidase/L-asparaginase: protein MKIRVLYLLLAVAPAFQAHLLRGEETNMQPTWAIAIHGGAGSSPEQLGEESSRLRSAGLTKALQAGRDQLAQGATAIDTVESVIRILEDDPVFNAGRGAVLTEDGKAELDASIMDGNTLGCGAVAGVTKTKNPISLARLVMTQTKHVLLVGPGADEFSEDQQVPQVDPSYFLTDQSHNRVADLASHAAPLRNLSQEDEAHLGTVGCVVLDSHGNLAAGTSTGGTTNKLPGRVGDSPIVGAGTYAANGLCAVSGTGVGEEYIRNAVAYDIAAQMKYADRNLESAVTDVMFQKLDSEIGGVIAVSQNGEIVLQHNTPGMSCGAADSTGRFEIHLKLENGGAPNEQDATESAQHLDEAEIQTLLQQQANDWNAGDIESFMKVYWKSDQLTFSSSGDITRGYEATLKRYQSRYPTAEAMGTLTFEDFEFFRLGEDAMQVLGVWKLERQEPLGGRFTLVLRRLPEGWRIVHDHTSSFPDPAKQ from the coding sequence ATGAAAATTCGCGTCTTGTACCTCCTGCTCGCCGTCGCACCGGCTTTCCAAGCTCACCTCCTTCGCGGCGAAGAAACGAACATGCAACCAACTTGGGCGATCGCGATTCATGGGGGTGCGGGCAGTTCACCGGAGCAGCTTGGGGAGGAATCCAGCCGACTTCGCTCCGCCGGTCTGACCAAAGCCTTGCAAGCGGGGCGAGATCAACTGGCTCAGGGAGCCACCGCGATTGACACGGTGGAATCCGTCATCCGTATTCTCGAGGACGATCCGGTGTTCAATGCCGGACGAGGAGCAGTGCTGACAGAAGATGGCAAAGCAGAACTGGACGCTTCCATCATGGATGGCAACACACTGGGGTGTGGCGCCGTCGCGGGCGTGACCAAAACGAAAAACCCGATCTCACTGGCCCGGCTGGTGATGACTCAAACCAAACATGTCCTGTTGGTCGGTCCGGGTGCGGATGAATTCTCGGAAGACCAACAGGTCCCTCAAGTGGACCCGAGCTATTTCCTGACGGACCAATCACACAACCGAGTTGCTGACCTAGCTTCGCACGCCGCTCCCCTTCGGAACCTGAGCCAAGAAGACGAAGCTCACCTGGGCACCGTCGGCTGCGTCGTCCTGGACTCACACGGCAACTTGGCCGCGGGGACCAGCACCGGCGGCACCACCAATAAACTGCCCGGCCGAGTCGGAGATTCGCCGATCGTTGGTGCGGGCACCTACGCCGCCAATGGTTTGTGTGCGGTGTCGGGGACCGGTGTGGGCGAGGAATACATTCGCAACGCCGTCGCATACGACATCGCGGCTCAAATGAAATACGCCGATCGGAATCTCGAATCGGCCGTCACGGACGTCATGTTTCAAAAACTCGACTCCGAAATCGGCGGCGTGATCGCGGTGTCTCAAAACGGCGAAATTGTGCTGCAACACAACACGCCAGGAATGAGCTGCGGAGCCGCCGACAGCACGGGACGCTTTGAGATTCATTTGAAGCTCGAAAACGGTGGAGCCCCCAACGAACAAGACGCCACTGAATCCGCTCAACACTTGGACGAAGCAGAAATCCAAACGCTCCTTCAACAGCAAGCCAACGATTGGAATGCTGGCGACATCGAATCGTTCATGAAGGTTTACTGGAAAAGCGATCAACTCACTTTTTCTTCGTCGGGTGATATCACGCGAGGATACGAAGCGACGCTGAAGCGATACCAGAGCCGCTACCCAACCGCCGAAGCCATGGGCACGCTCACCTTCGAAGACTTTGAGTTCTTTCGTCTGGGCGAAGATGCCATGCAAGTGCTGGGTGTGTGGAAGCTAGAACGCCAGGAACCTCTTGGCGGTCGCTTCACACTGGTGCTGCGACGACTTCCTGAGGGTTGGCGAATTGTCCACGATCACACTTCTTCGTTCCCCGATCCCGCAAAACAATAA
- a CDS encoding UvrB/UvrC motif-containing protein yields the protein MKCQYCDKPATFHITELTEPDGPKVLHLCEHHARNVLQKGEPTPVSSVAGALAKQLQLGQTKEELRKLDQKECPVCGITFFEFRNSGRLGCPLDYDHFEADLKPLLINIHDSLEHTGKRPTRAAATADSQVDLIRLRKEMEVAVEREEYERASELRDQINAIQGEPKRRGNAT from the coding sequence ATGAAATGTCAGTACTGCGATAAACCAGCGACCTTTCACATCACCGAACTGACAGAGCCGGATGGCCCGAAAGTGTTGCATTTGTGCGAGCATCACGCACGCAACGTGCTGCAGAAAGGCGAGCCCACTCCGGTTTCCTCCGTGGCGGGGGCTTTGGCAAAACAATTGCAGTTGGGCCAAACCAAGGAAGAGCTGCGGAAGCTGGATCAAAAAGAATGCCCGGTGTGCGGGATCACCTTTTTCGAATTCCGCAATTCGGGGCGGTTGGGGTGTCCTCTGGATTACGACCACTTCGAGGCGGATTTGAAACCGTTGCTGATCAACATTCACGATTCATTGGAGCACACCGGAAAACGGCCGACCCGGGCGGCGGCGACCGCTGATTCACAAGTCGATTTGATTCGATTGCGGAAGGAAATGGAGGTCGCGGTGGAGCGAGAGGAATACGAGCGAGCATCTGAATTGCGAGACCAAATCAACGCGATCCAAGGCGAACCTAAACGTCGAGGGAACGCGACATGA
- a CDS encoding protein arginine kinase — translation MKEATDLSVLAKNSGEWLRGTGPESDIVISSRIRLARNLAGFPFIRKCSPDDREKIQRQVRSRLENLPEWDEIPYVDITTLSEVDRQFLVERQLISREIADSEGSRAVAIDPSEQYSVMINEEDHLRIQVMHSGLDLISAWEQIDRIDDAIEGEVLYAFHSKFGYLTACPTNVGTGLRVSVMLHLPGLVITQQIEKVFRSMQRINVTVRGLYGEGSQYTGDFYQVSNQVTLGHTEKELLEMVGHEVVPRIIDYERKAREFLIEKGQQDLHDDVSRALGILSTARKISSEETMHYLSKVRMGVNLGLIDDVQLATINKLFIHTQPAHLQKLHGRVLTTSDRNVERASYLQRHLCGPADRADELN, via the coding sequence ATGAAAGAAGCCACCGACTTGTCGGTGCTGGCGAAGAACAGCGGAGAATGGTTGCGTGGCACGGGCCCGGAATCGGACATCGTGATCAGCAGCCGCATTCGATTGGCCCGCAACTTGGCGGGGTTCCCTTTCATTCGGAAGTGCAGTCCAGACGATCGCGAAAAGATCCAACGGCAAGTTCGTTCCCGGCTGGAGAACCTGCCCGAGTGGGACGAGATCCCGTACGTCGATATCACCACGCTCAGCGAAGTGGATCGTCAGTTTCTGGTTGAGCGGCAATTGATCAGCCGCGAAATCGCGGATTCCGAAGGTAGCCGTGCGGTGGCGATTGACCCGAGCGAGCAGTACTCGGTCATGATCAACGAGGAAGACCACCTGCGCATCCAAGTGATGCACAGCGGGTTGGATCTGATCAGCGCCTGGGAACAAATCGATCGCATTGATGACGCGATCGAAGGCGAGGTGCTGTACGCCTTTCACAGTAAATTTGGCTACCTGACGGCTTGCCCTACCAACGTCGGAACCGGCCTGCGTGTCAGCGTCATGTTGCACTTGCCGGGACTCGTGATCACGCAGCAAATCGAAAAAGTGTTCCGCAGCATGCAGCGGATCAATGTGACCGTGCGAGGCCTGTACGGCGAAGGATCCCAGTACACGGGCGACTTCTATCAGGTCAGCAATCAAGTCACGTTGGGGCACACCGAAAAAGAACTTCTCGAGATGGTGGGCCACGAAGTGGTGCCGCGAATCATCGATTACGAACGCAAGGCACGCGAATTTCTGATTGAGAAGGGACAGCAAGACTTGCATGACGACGTCAGTCGCGCCTTGGGGATCCTCAGCACCGCTCGCAAAATCAGCAGCGAAGAGACTATGCACTATCTGTCCAAGGTTCGGATGGGTGTGAACCTGGGGCTGATCGATGACGTGCAACTTGCCACGATCAATAAATTGTTCATTCACACTCAACCGGCTCACTTGCAAAAGCTGCATGGGCGAGTGTTGACGACCAGTGATCGGAACGTCGAACGAGCCAGCTACCTGCAACGTCATTTGTGTGGGCCCGCGGATCGTGCCGACGAGCTGAACTGA